From one Passer domesticus isolate bPasDom1 chromosome 15, bPasDom1.hap1, whole genome shotgun sequence genomic stretch:
- the SMCR8 gene encoding guanine nucleotide exchange protein SMCR8, with protein sequence MISAPDVVAFTREEELEDDLYREPPLPEEYSVPLFPFAGQGANPWAKVAGSKFTRDFILISEFSEQVGPQPLLTIPDDAKVSGTFDLNYFSLRIMSVDYQASFVGHPPGSAYPKLNFVEDSKVVLGDSKEGAFAYVHHLTLYDLEARGFVRPFCMAYISADEHKIMQQFQELSAEFSKASECLKTGNRKAFANELEKKLKDLDYTRTVLHNETEQQKKANDKGYYTTQAIEKANELASVEKSIIEHQDLLRQIRSYPYRKLRDSEFHPYEPECALERADMGSDQDPTASEPGETHPYTHVPSYTPKLIKAKSAKCFDKKLKTLEELCDVYFFTQTLDQLHHIERTFRGDVCYLLTEQISRALLKQQSVTNFLFEDVSFLDEKPPEKQYRGCQGLGQDAIDEKCSEESLAPKVIISLGSYKSSVECVPIKMEQEMDDSEEPKMSESVVSEPQENLDYLDADIKGSISSGESIEVLGTEKSGSGLTKSESQASLPVMPSPQAGRSKVGSRRTVSEDSIEVLSTCPSESLIPEDFKASYPSAINEEPHADDDEGGLRFAPRANPPTQGDVSKQESLVQVDAACCIGKESPNFLEPLGELGQKACEEDGVVRIPPQPYHRPAEQGLRGGFPCHDPLSGGLLPYELDSRYLTGSREVSKSSLDECSDSTSYMSSAASTCSDRTPSPARPACAAGDRHRKRAGQNALRFIRQYPFAHPAIFSLLSGRTLVVLGEDEAMVRKLVTALSIFVPNCGVYAKPVKHWVTSALHLVDFQKWKLIGLQRAVSPAGVNVLHALSRYSRYLSILDADSKTLRCPLYKGTVVARLADHRTQIKRGSTYYMHVQSILTQLCSKAFLFTFCHHLHLPISEREPEESVVSRRMNFLKLQLGLANEDVKIVQYLAELLKLHYIQEPGQGGNPLLRFDYVPSFLYKI encoded by the exons ATGATCAGCGCCCCTGACGTGGTGGCCTTCACcagggaggaggagctggaggatgaTCTGTACCGCGAGCCGCCCCTGCCCGAGGAGTACTCGGTGCCGCTGTTCCCCTTCGCCGGCCAGGGCGCCAACCCCTGGGCCAAGGTCGCCGGCTCCAAGTTCACCCGGGACTTCATCCTCATCTCCGAGTTCTCGGAGCAAGTGgggccccagcccctcctgaccATCCCCGATGACGCCAAAGTGTCGGGCACCTTCGACCTCAATTATTTCTCCCTGCGGATCATGTCTGTGGATTACCAGGCGTCCTTCGTGGGGCACCCTCCCGGCTCTGCCTACCCCAAGCTGAACTTTGTGGAGGATTCCAAGGTGGTGCTGGGGGACTCCAAGGAAGGCGCCTTTGCCTACGTGCACCACCTGACCCTGTACGACCTGGAGGCCAGGGGCTTTGTGAGGCCCTTCTGCATGGCCTACATTTCTGCTGACGAGCACAAAATCATGCAGCAGTTTCAGGAACTTTCCGCCGAGTTCTCCAAAGCCTCCGAATGCCTGAAGACGGGGAACCGGAAAGCGTTTGCCAACGAACTGGAAAAGAAACTGAAAGATCTCGACTACACCAGGACCGTCCTGCACAACGAGactgagcagcagaagaaagccaACGACAAGGGGTACTACACAACCCAGGCCATTGAGAAGGCCAACGAGCTGGCCAGCGTGGAGAAGTCGATCATCGAGCACCAAGACCTGCTGAGGCAGATCCGGTCCTATCCCTACAGGAAGCTGAGGGACTCTGAATTCCACCCCTACGAGCCAGAGTGTGCCCTGGAGCGGGCTGACATGGGCAGCGATCAGGACCCGACTGCCTCTGAGCCCGGTGAAACTCACCCCTACACCCACGTGCCATCCTACACCCCCAAACTCATCAAAGCCAAGTCTGCCAAGTGCTTTGACAAGAAGCTGAAGACGCTGGAGGAGCTCTGTGATGTTTATTTTTTCACCCAGACCCTTGACCAGTTGCACCATATCGAGAGGACTTTCCGAGGGGATGTGTGTTACCTCCTGACAGAGCAGATCAGCCGGGCTCTCCTCAAGCAGCAGAGTGTCACCAACTTCCTCTTTGAGGACGTGTCTTTCCTGGATGAAAAACCTCCTGAAAAACAGTACAGAGGCTGCCAGGGGCTCGGCCAAGATGCCATAGATGAAAAGTGCTCGGAAGAGTCCCTTGCTCCCAAAGTGATCATCAGCCTGGGCTCCTACAAATCCAGCGTGGAATGTGTGCCCATCAAGATGGAGCAGGAAATGGATGACTCTGAAGAACCCAAAATGTCTGAGTCCGTGGTGTCTGAGCCCCAGGAGAACCTGGACTACCTGGACGCAGATATCAAGGGCAGCATCAGCAGCGGGGAGAGCATCGAGGTGCTGGGAACGGAGAAGTCGGGCTCTGGGCTGACGAAATCCGagagccaggccagcctgcCCGTCATGCCCAGCCCCCAGGCGGGCCGCAGCAAGGTGGGCAGCCGGCGCACGGTCAGCGAGGACAGCATCGAGGTGCTCAGCACGTGCCCCTCCGAGTCCCTCATCCCCGAGGACTTCAAGGCGAGCTACCCAAGTGCCATTAACGAGGAGCCCCACGCGGATGACGACGAGGGCGGCCTTCGCTTCGCCCCCAGAGCCAACCCACCCACCCAGGGCGACGTCTCAAAGCAGGAAAGCTTGGTGCAGGTGGACGCCGCCTGTTGCATCGGGAAGGAGAGCCCCAACTTCCTGGAGCCCCTGGGCGAGCTGGGGCAGAAGGCGTGCGAGGAGGACGGCGTGGTGCGGATCCCCCCGCAGCCCTACCACCGCCCGGCCGAGCAGGGGCTGCGCGGGGGCTTCCCCTGCCACGACCCCCTCTCGGGGGGGCTGCTGCCCTACGAGCTCGACTCTCGCTACCTGAcgggcagcagggaggtgagTAAGAGCAGCCTGGACGAGTGCTCGGACTCCACCAGCTACATGAGCAGCGCTGCCTCCACGTGCTCCGACAGGACCCCGTCCCCCGCGCGCCCGGCCTGCGCCGCCGGGGACAGGCACAGGAAGAGGGCCGGGCAGAACGCGCTGCGCTTCATCCGCCAGTACCCCTTTGCCCACCCCGCCATCTTCTCCCTGCTCAGCGGGAGGACCCTGGTCGTGCTGGGAGAGGACGAGGCCATGGTCAGGAAGCTCGTGACGGCGCTCTCCATCTTCGTGCCCAACTGTGGCGTGTACGCCAAGCCCGTCAAGCACTGGGTCACCTCCGCTCTGCACTTGGTGGATTTCCAGAAGTGGAAGTTGATTGGACTGCAGAG GGCAGTGTCCCCTGCCGGGGTGAACGTGCTGCACGCCCTGAGCCGGTACAGCCGCTACCTGAGCATCCTGGACGCCGACAGCAAGACCCTGCGCTGTCCCCTCTACAAGGGCACCGTGGTGGCCCGGCTGGCCGACCACCGCACGCAGATCAAGCGCGGCAGCACCTACTACATGCACGTCCAAAGCATCCTCACCCAGCTGTGCTCTAAAGCCTTCCTCTTCACCTTCTGCCATCATTTGCACCTTCCCATCAGCGAAAGGGAGCCGGAGGAATCCGTTGTGAGTCGCAGGATGAACTTCCTAAAGCTTCAGCTGGGCCTCGCCAATGAAGATGTCAAAATCGTGCAGTACTTGGCCGAGCTGCTGAAGCTGCACTACATTCAGGAACCGGGGCAGGGGGGCAACCCCCTGCTCAGATTTGACTATGTTCCCAGCTTTTTGTACAAAATCTAG